Genomic window (Aquicella lusitana):
AGGAGGAATTTTTCCCAAAACTATTGAGTATTTTTTGATGAAAAAATTTGTTAATGGTATAATGTCTTGCTTTCTATTTCTCAACGGAAGGCAGTATACGGGTATAACATTTAACCTGTAATACAAATCACTACGAAAATTACCCGTCACTACTTGTTGTTGAATGTCGCGATTTGTTGCAGCAATGATTCGTGTATTGATATTTATCAATCCCTTGCCGCCTAGTCTTTCCACTTTTCTTTCTTGCAGTACACGCAATAACTTTGCTTGGAGGGCAAGCGGTAGCTCAGTAACTTCATCCAGTAACAGTGTGCCATTATTGGCTTGTTCAAATTTTCCCTGATATGCATTTATTGCGCCTGTAAATGCCCCTTTTTCATAGCCAAACAACATGGATTCAATCATATTTTCAGGTAATGCCGCGCAGTTAACCGTAATATAGGGCCCACTGCTAAAATAAGAGTTTTGATGTATGTATCGTGCAATTAATTCTTTTCCTACGCCTGTTTCCCCGTTTATTAATATCGTTGCGCTGCTTTTTGCTGCCTTTCGTGCCATCTCCAGCATTGTCTTGCTGCGTGGATCTTCAGCAATTAACAATAGATCTACTGGTTTAGACTCTAAATCATCCATCAT
Coding sequences:
- a CDS encoding sigma-54 interaction domain-containing protein, whose product is MMDDLESKPVDLLLIAEDPRSKTMLEMARKAAKSSATILINGETGVGKELIARYIHQNSYFSSGPYITVNCAALPENMIESMLFGYEKGAFTGAINAYQGKFEQANNGTLLLDEVTELPLALQAKLLRVLQERKVERLGGKGLININTRIIAATNRDIQQQVVTGNFRSDLYYRLNVIPVYCLPLRNRKQDIIPLTNFFIKKYSIVLGKIPPVLTTRAQEKILNYPWPGNIRELENLIHRTLIMTNDDVIDEIHIELDEYQIEQNNSKGEFDSKMKATEAKVILDVLKESDGRRHVAARKLNISPRTLRYKISKLKLSGIKVP